The sequence ctgttgaaaaatccaggtttgggggtagctcattttgtttcacagcttcacttgcatgcctatcatattattattgtgtgaagctgttgaaatgtctacatttcgtcttttgggttgatcctcaactctttagattgtatatggtgaatttttgtatataatccagtagataaaattttttaACCTTTGTTCCttgtatattttgctaatccaattgaTTCGGTTGATATGTTGGGTTTTgccctgaataacggagttctaatattactttcgccgaaatcgggtattctctttcctttttctctacttagcatgttcctcttcatatgttgcattataattttgttatcttttgaaacattgaggacaatgtttagtttaggtttgggggtatagagtagatactttgataatatgttataattgaaaacagaactccctctttttgaaaaaattaaaaattccgaaaaaattaaaaaaaaaatatatatatatatataaaaatggagctcatttaccttgaaatgttgactcttgtgaatatatgtaatttttaggagtcttagtctagatatttaggcaccctgattctagcacaattcacatagtgataagaaacttgcacgcgcacgatctaccaatacatgtatagcctcgatcttcaaggtgtttgataggaagttagattgccaatcactttagaatactgaatgagacttgactagcttgttctttggttgactgggatagaagttggaggatacgttaagaaaagcaaccatagaatttgaccggatgcattcgataagggccacctcttactaagagtcatgtaattatgtttttctttttgttcatgtatcaaaagtgtcactatgttgtaaagatcaaagttatttcgtcaaaaaaaaaaaaaaaaaaaattcaaaaaaataaataataataataataataataataaaaaaaaaaatcaagtatttatttattccatgttttgtcatgttaaagacaatagttctctcttgttccaaaaataaaagggagtaatcaatgtaaataagagtcatgtaaagagtcattttttttgtaaatagtcttgtaataagcaaggagggtgcagccatcgatgtataacgcgggtaaactgaaatatcaccaactcattgggtgaacattcacaattctcgtaaagccggacagctagcttggcttagaattcggttcttagcctaaaaactatctcttggtggttagtagtcatacactttacactcttatcacatgtctttatttgttatcagtgctaggattgtgcctttgatagctagattgacatctccattttgctgtgagcttaaactgacttgcacatgtcacatttgatggaatatgagcttatattttgacctagaaatttgtaggtacgttctaagcaaaccttcacgagacttaactcgtccactagggacacttagtggtttaaaaggcttagtgcatacgctaaatgcattcgagagaccagcgacagtggtataggtaggatttccttagttttgttttagttgaggacaagtaaaattcaggtttgggggtatttgatgagtcctaaaaagtgcatatttgtatatctttttgttggcatttaactcatcttttgtgcattaattctacattttatcccatattctgtattttctttgttttcaagaataaatatttttattaactaattttgcatttttaggtaataaataaagtttggatgaatagcggagcgaaaagagcagaaaagtagtgaaaagccgggaggaattacacaaggaagccgcgaagaatgttgtgcacaagaccaaaaggctagaagtgggcttgaagaggaagaattgttcttaaacaagatatgggcttggcatacccaaggcccaaaaccctcacccaaacccattaccaatatccatacccgcattcatcttcagccgtcagattggatcatctcagcatcctatggtcggttcatcgtcgtgcatcgaagtctgaagctcctgtcaaacactacaacacctaactccatcttggaccgtcagttttgatgtattacatatccaacggtcgctccacatccatttacatcacatcgttggatctttccctcatcctacgaattcccctcacaaaacatcgagatttgatgggtctgctcaacacccaaacaaccaaatacctatacccgcaaaacaaacaacctcttcctcaaaccccatcgactccatcttctccctcaccctaCGCAACCaccaccttaccctgccccgctcaaccaccacctcaaccacaaccatctcctctcaaatcaaccaaacaccataacccatctccactaccatcattacaacctatctagccacctaatttcccatttttatacacgtttttctcaaaaccctaacgtgtgaaaaattggtaaattaggtgagttaggagagcaattggaggtatgggaagcaagagaagactaattctaagcatgggttgaagtttgattggagtcagagattaggtaaatttctaattttaatttctaaaaccctaatttttctgatttgggaaatttttgggggaaatcaattgaatgttaaattgaagtatgggatagtctattagggttgttatcagagttaggtaggattttttttgatttaatttgtattttcaccaaaccctaattggactgatgtggtcctgttttggggaaagttggtttgtgtataaatagggatgatgggtgtgtgttagaggatatgcctggattagccagagcttcacccaagaggactggactagccagttcctcaactgttggttcatttgttttgtaaattttcagtcatgttttgtttgaatttgctcttattatcatatgtgatgaatgttaatgttgtttataggttgagcatgagctaaattgttgcagctgaggtttagatgaaacctcagtgcactgtctgatagtggaatgctaggttagagccttagtgcattgttttgattgagcaatgggagaaattagtgctcatctgtgtgcttgtgattgattgtactgtcaaaagacagtcaatgctaggagcacattagttgagcaagctaattttctttccattccatttgtatgcttaggatcataagttgaccttagctgtcacttagttccattaggaattcaacctagaattacattatctggataggtcacaagggtggattcaaagtcttagcttaacccacaatttgttttcacagtcacttgcaactccgaatctgtttttcttattgcttagttaaattttcctttctgctttgtttagtttttgtgcaatttacagcttgttgtgcactgaaatcagtgcacaaactcccccctgcccttggcttacagccttggttcttaactgttctgccttattgctttgccttgctcactgccttggcttatccctcattgtcactgccttgcatataacttatctaggaaaacttcataacaccccaagtccctgtggaatgaccctgttcttgcacacaagctacaactgaccctgtgcacttgcaggtatcactgtaggcatccatttattgtcttatttctTACATCTTTTAAAGCCTACCAGTTTCCATAATTTGTCTAAACAATCTCCATGCATATCAAGTCTAGATTTCAGATAATTTGTAGCTGAAACAAGCTTGGTTTCTAAATAACTGAAGGACGTTACAAATTTATTGCCTACCTTGCTTTCAAGTGTTGTGCCGAGCTTGGTTTCAAGCACTGTGTTGAGCTTGGTTTCAAGTGCTGTTACAATGGCATCAATATCAGTTTGTGTTAAATTATCTCCCATTGAAACGAAAGGTAGGGTTTTGATTTTGCGGAAGCTGTGaaaggatctgtttctagatataaatctaaaaaaattgtaTCTGATACCAACTGGTGTAGCACATATAAGGGTAAcagggataggtttaagtttcgtcagaaacttaattaaATCTGATTCAAGGATCAAGATTTAAGAGATAAAAGTTGATAATCAAATTGATAAcattaatattgataataagatgtgttcTTAAGACAAGATGGCAGAGCCTTTATATAGGTTCTACAAGAACCGactagaagaaagaaaaaggaattctacctaaactaggaaagaaaAGAACTTGTAAAGCAAGTAAAGAAAATATACGGATGGGATCAACTGTGATAGTTGATACGTTCGAAAAGGTATCAAAAACTATAATTGACACAGTGTTGATACTGACAAAGATGTACCACATCAAAACTTACTGAAGATATAACGAAAGTACTGGGGGTTGAAGAACAGATAAACACACCACTATTATATATGCTATCGGATGGCGTTGTAAGGTCATCTCTAGGTAAAAGAGCGTAAAAACAAATCATTTATAAGCTAATTAAATTGGACGGTAGGCATGGCCAAATATGAgttttaattgaaaaaaaaaaaaaaaaaaatcttagtcAAAAGCATACAAAAAGGCAAAGGCTAATCGATTGGTTTTATTCCTTATTCATGGAGAAGCTTACAAAGAAATTAGTACATTTCCCTGCGTTATAAACCAAAAATCTTCATCTATCTGTCGAACGAATGAATCTATAAATGTTTGCGTGCATTGAGGAATATCTTAACAGTAGCAGTGGCAGACATGCTTCCCACCCCTAATCTTGCATTCTCCACCCCTGCAGCTTGAACTGCAGTAATCGTTACAGCGATCCATGTCCTTTTGGTTTTTCAAATTACATTGACCAAAATTGGGATGTTCTTGACAACATGCTGGGTTTGCAGTTGATGCCGTAACGGTGTTAAAATCTGCATAACATATATATGTTCCAAACTTGTTAATATTAAACCATTAAGGCATGCATGTCAGGAAATTGATAATAAGAACTATCTGTAGCAAtatgcataaaaaaaaaattatgagtaTTTTTGCTAGCTATCAGATTTATTTTTACCTGCGCAGAAAACCATGAACATGACAAGGCAGGCAATAGCTGTTACTTTTCCACTGGCCATTTCAGAACGCGAAATTAAAATTTGAAGAGTAGTCTAGAAAGAATGCTGATTTTCTTGGAAGATTGTAGTTTTGGTGTGATGAGATTGATGTTCATGGCTCTCAATTTATAGAGGATCAAGAGATTATAACATGCATCCACTAACTTCTACCAGGATATTTTGTAATCGAAGAAATTAATATGCGATTCATATTTCATATCTTTAAAAATATTTCTCATTAAACCATATATTTTTTGCTCTTAATTAAGGATACGAAAATTGATTTAAAGAGATAATTTCCTATATCCTCCATAAACTATGTTAACTATTACAAACTACTACGGTGTGTATGTATTTGAAATCTTTTTGGTCATAGCATGATGTATGTAAACTCCATTGTTATTTAGAAAATAACAATAACAACATCAAAAGTGATCAAATATGCAGTACTAacacaaaattcatgatttttcgaCACTGGTCAGATTTTGTGATCTGTGGACTAACACCTATAGCCTAGCAACTAATCTAAGGTTACAATTTTGTGATCAATAAACTACAAGCAGGGACAGACCCAAGATTTGACTTCAGGTAGGGTTAATTTGTTATATCCGGGATAATGCGGCCGAATTTTTTTGAATAGTGAAAATGAGATTACGACGTTCCAATTTACGCTTGGTTCTTAACCAGTGTTACCTAATTTATAACTAGATATCCAACTCATACACCAAGACGGCCAAGTTATGGTTGGTTCTTAACCGTTGTTAGCAACTTTAATCTTCTAGCTATTGCCTTCCTCTCTGGTCTTTGGTATCCCAGTATCTCGTAAATCCAAATTGCCCAAAGGAGGAGTTAAACTTTGTGGTTTCTCTAAATCTTCTGGACTATGCCAGCAAAGGAATTGCTACTAAATCTTAAGATGTTTGCCTAATGCTGTAAAATCTTTAAACTTTTCATCGAGTCTAGTGAATCCAAATTTTCAGTCATCATGAGTATTATTTACTAGTGGATGTCAGGTTGGTAATAATAATCTTACGATTTTCATTCAAT comes from Papaver somniferum cultivar HN1 chromosome 7, ASM357369v1, whole genome shotgun sequence and encodes:
- the LOC113292906 gene encoding putative defensin-like protein 25 — its product is MASGKVTAIACLVMFMVFCADFNTVTASTANPACCQEHPNFGQCNLKNQKDMDRCNDYCSSSCRGGECKIRGGKHVCHCYC